AACTAGAACCTTCTATAGATTAGTCTTCAaacggatctatttttcaaaaataaaaaaactagccgatttgaagtgGTACAACTAAAATTATAGAGCATTACGGCTGGGAAATTCTACGCATACCAAGCCATAATTCTGTATGACCTGCAGAGTTGGTATTCTGTCAGAGTTATGGTTGGGATTCCTGGACGTAATTCTGAATTTTTCCTTTTATCCAGACAAACGGATGGGATTCCAGTACGTGGTGAAAATTACGGCTTGGATATGTAGCCGTTTCTAGGAGCCTTTTTTTTAGGTTTACCAGAGTATTATACATCTAGGAATGTCCCAACCGTAAGCTGTCACAGATGGGTTTCCGAACCGTTTCCCACATAACGGCTAGGAAGTATGTAGGTAGACCAAGACGTAAATATATTGACGGATATAAGTCTTAACCGTGGTCTTAACACGAATTGGATATCTAGACGTAAACATGAATTATTGTAGTTCAGGAATTTAGACCAAACAACGGCTAGGTTTTTCCCAACTGTGAACAGACCACGGATGGGTTTCCTAACCGTTGTGCATTTTTCGGATGGGAGTTTCTAACCGTTTTCATTTTTACAGCTATGAAAGTTTATTTTTTTCAACATTTACGGCCAGGTTTTGTGAAGCAACGACCTAGACGAAAATGCCTGAAAAAAACAATGATGTTGCgtttttcctcatttttcttaGATTAAACACATTGAAAGACTAACATTAATTCATAAATGAAAAGTTATAAAAATTCATCCATTTCAATCCTTAACCAAAGGAGGGCGGTGCCCCACGAGTACCTAGGAACGTCGTTTGTTTCTGTATCGAGACTGAGAGTCTTCAACCATTACAAATAACAAGCATTAaccttatttcctgagaaatcgggAAAAAAGACGGTCACAAGAGCGTGCAACAAGTAAGTTATAGCAGTATGTCTAGCTCTTTCTGCGTCCATCATGATCTCTGCATTCTTGGTCTTACGGTCAGAATCCTCAGACGAACTAGGTTAATCTTCCTTGACATATTAGCTGTTCCACGACGTTCACCCGAttctttaatttccttttatCTCCTGGCGGGGCTCCATAACCaatctcaaactcttcttccgctTGATCTTTGATCCATCCAAGACCGTGGTTAGCCAAGACATAAAGATCATAAGGTAGAGAATTTTTGAAATCATCATACACGGCCTTTCCTTCCAAAGAAAGACCGGTGATTGCCTTTGCATCATCCATAGTCATAGTCATCTCGCCGAATAGGGTTTGAAAATTCATGGTTTCAGGCCAgaatatttctctaaaattacaAACATTCACAACATCATACGACTTCTGCATCCCCTCGATTCCAGACCATAACCCCGAAGCTTTTACCAAAGTTAACATATCTGGATGCTCACCCTCTAATGTCCAAAACCTTGGttgttggtgctttagtttaGGAACCGCTTTATCGGgaaactaaaaatataaaattttgcTTGTTACGATTGAATatccataataaaatgaaaataacatacattaagtttgatttattacctttgcgGCATAGACTCTAGCCGCCCATGATGATTCGTTACCAATCAAGACGGTATGATATCTTGGCACACCCCAAGGCCTCTCATTCCTTTTTTTTAGGTAAAAACTCCATGGAATcaatgatttctcttgtattatcCTTTGGTGGATACTTCTTCTTTACACCCTTCTTGTCCTCCTCAACCACTGCTTTacttttatcaagagaagcatcACTAGAAGTGCCAACTTCAGTAAAAACTACACCTTGATTTCCTCCAGCTTCATTTCCTCCAGTAACACCAACACCTTGATTTCCTCCAGCTTCATTTCCTCCAGTAACAGCAACACCTTGATTTCCTCCACCTTCATTTCTTCCAGCTTCATTTCCTACAACAACTTCACCTTCATTTCCATCAGTAACacctccaccttcatttcctccattaACAGCAACACCATGATTTCCTCCAGAAACTCCACCTTTATTTCCTCCACTAATAGCAAGTACACCTTCACTTACTCCACCAACTCCAAGTTTACTTGTATTCTTTGCgtttgcacccaatggttttACGTGACGGGGTTGTGGAGGGGGCTCACTAGAAGGTGTTACTTCTACTGATattctcttcctcttttcttcttttctgttcaaAGACAAACCAGACCAAAATGCAAAAGAAGATAAGTCTCAACGGTTTGGAAATCTAGGAAAAACCTATCCGAAAACACAATTACGGATTGGATAATTTAAACGGACCAAGAGGTAATTAAAAAACGTCTAGGATAAATAGAAAGTCCCAACCGCAAAAAGAATAACAGATGGGATTTTGATTTATCGACCAAGCCGTAAAAAAATAACGGctgggattttttttcttctcattccTTAGTCATATTACGGATAGGAAAACCTGTCCGTCTCAGAAAATCGGCTAGGTAACCATTATTTTCGGTTGGGAAAACCAATTACGGACGGAAAATCCTAGAAGTTACCACTACCGGTGAAACATGAATTCGAACACAGAGACATATACGGCTAGGAAAATCCCAGtcgtgattaagttgttgcggatGTGATTATTCTATCTCGTATGAATCGACTAAATTACGGATGGGTATTCAAAAATTTCCCAACCGTGAGAATATAAACGGCTGGAAGTTCTTAGATCTCCCAACCGTAATACATACAAACGTATGGGAAACAAACGTACCGTGATACTTATTAACGGCTGGGAAACAAAGAACTCCCGGCCGTAAACagtttctgaaactgttttttcaaACCTAAAATCTTCGAAACTTAATGAAAGATCGATAAAAAGCTTAACTAAAGAGTGGGTATTTCGATTCATACCTTATTACTGTCATCTCTGGAGTCTGGGAGGCTGGTGCATCTCCTTCATtcaattcctcttcatcttcacttaCCACTTCATTAGCTGAAGTTGGTTTCTCTGCTTTAATAGGAGGTTCATTCGACGAAGACTGACctaatttttccttttctttcatgCTTTTATACTAGGAATTTAATCGACGACAAATTTTTTTGGAATCGACGATTAATGGTTGATTAAACGAAGagaatggaagaagaaaaagaagaaaatagaagaagaagagggacagagaaagaagaagaagaaggaaatgaatgGGGTTCAATTCAAGACTTTTAATtcatttcatattttttttcatttaagaatttcagtttttttttggaTTAGATTAATCAGTTAATGGAAGGGTAGAAGTGTCTTAAATGAAAACGTATGAggatatttttgaacttttacataAATATGATCTCCCGTTATACTATTTAGTCTCCATCTAGCATTTTAAGCCCCCAAAGTCACATCCCCTCAAAgacccaataataggattctactTTAATATTGATTAACAAGTCCTAAAAACGTCACAGTGCAGCGGTGAATTAATGCAAAAGTACTTCTATATGCCAATATATTTCGAAGAGTGCGTAGGTCATTGGATCACTTGATAACGTTGCTTACACAGAACCTGTTGCTTACGTTGGATCACTTGATAACGTTTAATATGTTGGTTTTTCTTTTGTTCTACCGTTTTAACTATCAAATCTTAGGTTAATGACTGTTTTACTTAAGTTAAGTCGGATTACTACTAttgaagtctgtgtttgtggtttAATCATGCACCAAAGACTTTTTTGAACTCCTCCTTAGATGCTACTGTTTGATTTTATTATGCATGCGGTTTTTTTGCTCCTAAATTCATAGGATATTGTTTATACTTACCCCACCTGTAATGGTTTGATTTTAATGAACCACAAAAAAATCAAGGAAATACCCAGAAGGCAGTTCTGATTATGACAAATGTGTATGATTTGTCTTTTTTGATACAATGCTTTGATAATTAGCCTGAAATGGTAGCTAACTCTGCAAATTCATCCTATCAaaggtgcaaaaaaaaaaaaaaattgttgactcGTGATGTAGGTACATATATCCATGACTGATCTAACTAAGGATGGAGGAGCTTTGCGTACAAAAGCTCATTCCAGGTATCTTGTAATCCAGGCAAACACCAATGTGTACAGTCGGTGTAACTTACAGGGTTTGCTAATTGTTCCGGTGTTAACGGACTCCACTGCTTCTTGTAGATTGATGCATATATGTGCATCTTTTCTCTACTTTGATAATTGGGGGGTGTTTAGAAGTGTAATGGGTACCTTAGTTTTACTAAATACATCTCCGATTACTCTCATTATGCTTTTACGCGATCCATTTGCCCAATACGATGGATCTTCAATTGGAGTTGTCTGGTTGTAACAGCTTCCGTATTTGTCACCTCCCCAATGAATACTCCTGCAATAAGACATGTAAGTTTGTTATGGTGGGTGTCAAGTGTAGGTAATATGGATTTGGAACCACCACCACCCCCCCAAATCCGTTTCCACGGATGAATAAAGTTATGTCCGTTCCCAACCATCGTGACCATTTAGTTAGGGTCACAACTGTTGGTGAACCGTCACCGTTTAGGGTATAAGAACCCTATGTTCTTTAACCGACAAACACAGAAAAAACTAGAAAAAGCATTCATTGTTTTACTGGAAAAAAACTTGCATTAGAGTCTAATTGAAGAGAGTTTGATGCTGCTTTAAGTTCGATTGTTTTGATGTTATTCAAGTGCATGTTAATATCAAAGGTATTGTTATATCTTGGCTAGACTTACTTCCAAATTCGGTTTGCACCGGTTGGAAGTTAAAGTTTTCCGGAAAGAGGAGTACCTCGCCTCAATACACAAAATAAGTTGGTAATCCTAGTCCTTGTTCTCTATAActtttgtattgttttttttGTGAATTGTGGATTCCTTGGTTGTTGAAATTGGAGAAAAAGGATTTCTGCGCACCAGGTATTTGATAGATTGTCTCAACCATCTCTTGTGTTATTTTTGATAAACTAGCATATGGGTCTTGCTTGTTAATGATTGATTTGGTTGTATGTATGATTATAACCCAGATTTTCCAACATCAAATACTAAACATTCATTAAATTCAATATGTGGCTTCTACGGGTTTTCGAAAAGCATGGCTGTATTGATCTTGGGTGAGAAAATTTTGATGGGGGCAAATTTCGATGAGGCCACGGGGGACCAACAAGAAATCGCCATTTTTCCTTCTAAATTTGACGATTTTAACCGATTTAAGTTTGGTTGTAAACACCCAAATCAAAACAAGATTTCCTAAAATAACAAATAGCCGAAATTAACGTTAACACTGTGCAGAAAAAGAATACGATCTCGCATATCCTTTTCCTATGTTTGTTACGGTTCTTCAAGTGGTAAAGGTTATCGATCTAAACTTTGATAACTAAACTACTTGATCTTGTATAATCTTGgagttcagttttctttttatttttaccaAGTACAGTTGCATCATTAGCCACAAAACCTTTGTACTTCACAACAAACACCGAATTATGTACAGCATAGTATTGGACTCCCCCCGGTATAGCTAGGCAATCCATTGTTACCTCCCAACTCGTTCTATCATTCATTATCCAGAAATATAATTACAGGGTTATGAATATTCATATTTAGGCTATCCTCATACAGACTCGAGTTATGATATCCAATGATATTTAGGTAGGTTTACAGAGTTCCCTTCTATAATTTGTTTGTGCTACGTTGATTTAGGCTAGGTTATTTcaggaaagttaaagatatttgttTTGATTTGGGTGCCAAACTTAAATTTGTTGAAACCTTCTAATTAAGAAGGACAAATGGCGACTTCTTGTTGGTCCCCATGGCCCCATCCAAatgcccccatcaaaaaatttctcatcTTGGGTGGAGGACTAAAAAACCAACTTCCTCTCATGGGGTTAGCGTTTGGAAAAATATAGCTAAAGTCGAAGTAGATTTCTTTAAGAATACTCAATTTAGAATTGGCAAAGGTGACAAAATTCGTTTGTGGAGGATAAATGGTGTGTTCAAGGACCCTTAAACTTTACATTTTCAAGACTTTATGCGATTGCAAACAGCAAAAATAGtttcttgttttctttgtttGCTCCCGATGATTCTGGTTTACATTGGAAATTAAATTTTTCTAGGAGAAGGTTATATGATGCTGAGATCAATGAGCTCACTTCTTTGTTGAAAATATTGAATGTTATGGCCTTTTTTCCTGAAGAAGACGACGAGCTTGTCTGGGTCGGAGATAAAATACGGATTTTCTCCGTCAAATCTGCTTATTTAAATGACTGCCCTGCTCCTTCAGCTATCGTTTTTCCTCGCAAGAAAATCTGGTCAAAGCATATTGGCCTCATAAAGTGGGATTTTTTCTTTGGCAATTGGTACAAAACAAGCTGCCAACTATCGATAATCTTGAAAAGAGGAAATGTGTTCTTGCTGCTTTCCCAGGTAATCCTCCGTCTTCTCTTTGTCCTCTTTGTTCCATGGTGAATGAGACTGACAATCATCTCTTTTGGGATTGTAACTACACCATGCAAACTTGGACGTACTTTTGTGATCAAGCCAACATTCAACTGCGAGCGTTCACCATTTGCACAAGCAGTGGCCTTGTTTTAATGGTTTTTTCATTGGTAAAGATGTTTGGAATTGTATCCCTGCGGGCATTTGTTGGAATGTTTGGTTAGAACGTAATGCTCGCTGCTTCAGTGATAAAAGAAGAGCCATAGATGCTATCATTACTGAAATTAAAGTCAGCTCCTATTATTGGGCTTCGGCCAATTCAATTTCTGTCAACTATGTTTTCCAGGATGTTATTTCCAACCGGAGAACGTTATTATTGAACCTCCTTAGTTTGAGAGTTTTTGGGTTTCCTTTGTTTCTCCTTTTTCTCCTCTCCCTCTATTTGGTGGCTTCCTTTGATGCTGCTTTTGTAATTAGCCTTTTTCTTAATATATTTCCTACTTAccgagcaaaataaaataaaataattctacGGGTTATCTTATCGTCTAAATTTCGTCCATTTCAACATACTCCTCATTGCCATCCGATACACAACTTCTGTTCAACTAGCAGTTAACGAGTTGGACTCTCATATTGGCAATTACCATAAGAAGCTACAAGTGAGGAAGTGGCAAGCACCCTAGCATATAAACCCTCCCGTCCAAGTTATAAAGACGGAATTTCCGATTTGGAATTTGGCTTGTCCAACTCGCAAGATAAGTAGAATTCCAATTCAAAGATGAGTTTTCACATATATGTATATCCTTATTTATGATGCATGGCTAGTTACTGGAAATATGTTAAGGGTAAATTAGGAAAACGAGTACGCCATATACAAGAGTTTGCACACATGCTGGTTCTTGGCCAAACCCAAAATCTAATTTtcaaccaaaccctagttttcgaAAACTACCAGTACATCCTCCAAGATCAAAATCTGAACCTTATACCTTACGAGATCTATTATTAAAATTCTCCTCACAGATTTCAGCATGCACACGATGATGGGGAGGATTTCAGCTGCAggtaatgatgaaaactcatcatcGTCGACATCTTTAGTCCTCAATAATAATGATCTTTTGATTAAGATCCTTTTGTGTTTACCAGTGAAATATTTACTTGTTCTCAAACCCGTCTCTAAACATTGGTATTCGCTCATCATCGATTCATATTTCATGCCAAAAACATTGTCTACATCACAACAACAAACTTTCATATCTGGATTGAATTTTCTCTGTGACGAGAGAATCATCGGTTCTTTACTTGATCAACATGTCCCAATGCTTTTAATTGATAAACCCGAAACCAGTAGTGTCGTCAGTTTATTAATCTAACGACCAATAGGAGGAGGATCACTCAACAATCTTGTAATGGTTTTTTTTTGTGCCGCCTTCCATCTGATTATAAATCCGGAACTCGTTATATTTACAATCCCTCCACAAGCCGTTACAGAATGATTCCTACACCACCTCCGTTCCATATTGAAAAAATAGAATCGAGTTCTTGGGAGTTCTATTTAGCTTTCGATCCACAAAAATCACTCTACTATGAAATTGTATTTATTTGGAGAATTCATGATGGGACTCTTTATATTCGGCATGATATGACTAATTATAAGCATCATATGGCAGTCTATTCTTCCAAAACAGGTTCATGGAGGCTCTGtggatgttttgattttgaatttagACTCCTTGGCGGCTGTTTACTGGAATGGCTGTTTGAATTGGATTGACGGCCCTTCTTTGTTTTTActtaaatttagatcaacaagtagtAAAAACGTCACGGCGCAGCGATGAATTAACGCAAAAATACTATCTTGGACTGTACTATTTTGAAGAGTGCATGGGTCATATGTATCTCATTTTAGAAGACAGGAGGAGATGTCAAATTGCATAGGTATCTTTGAGATGGAAATGATTACAGTAGGTGGAAACAAATCTGTCTAGTGGACTTCGGCAGATTAGTAAATCAGTATGGAAATGGTTACTACCACATATTAAAGGTAGCTCATGTGCAAGGAGATGGTGATGAAGATAAGTTGAAGGCGTTGATACTTTTACCCGGCTATTGCAAGATTGCATGTTATGATCCCAAGATAAAGAGTTTCGAAGAAGTTTGCGATTGTCAGATGGATCTGTCTCATCTAATTAAAGCTCATGCTTATATTGGATCGCTTGCTAATGTTTGATAATATTTATGGTTTCTGTAATGCATTAGATACACAAATCTTAACCAGTTGTTATAATGAAAAATGTGTATAAATTCTCTTTTTCTAATACAAACGCTTTTTGATGATTAGCCTGAAATCTTAGCTAACTCCCCAAATTCATCCTATCAAagctggaaaaaaaaagaaaaaaaaaacgtgtGGAACTCATGATATAGGTACATATAGCCATGACTTGTCTAACTTCGGATGGAGGAGCTTGGCGTACAAAAGCTCATTCCAGGTATCTTATAATCCATGTAAACACCAATTTGTACAGTCAGCGTAACTTACAGGGTTTGTTAATTGTTCCGGTGTTAATGGACTCCATTGCTTCTTGTAGATCGACGTACGTGCATATTTTCCATGCTCCGACAGTTGGGTGAAGTTTAGAAGTGTAATAATGGGCACCTTTGTTTTAAAAAATTTGATACTAGATGTACATAGTATAGCATCGAAACACCAAAATATCTGACCATGTTTGTTGATCGATCCTTCGCGGACAATTCTATCTGTCACCCTATGGACAGAGGATCCCACTAAAATTCAATTGTTGCGTTGTATTACTGAACAACGAACCCTCAAGTATTACATCATTTTAAGTATTGAAAATAGTACTACTAAATTTGTAGTTAGTGCCTCAATAAAAGTTGAGATTTGGTGCCAAAATTTGTTCTTTATAATACAAATCTACCCTGCAAGAAAAAGTTTGTCCTAACCTTAAAATCCGCACCTTAATTCAAAACCTGTCCTAGAATCCGCTTCCGCTGTTGTATACTCCGCGTAAATTGTAGCGATGTTAAAGTGTCGTAAAACCACATTGTGAGTAGGCCTTCATCCTTGATAGGCCCAGCGATTAAGCCTGACGTAGAACTTGAGCAGGATCTTGATTTTTGATAGTTGATAGTTATCAATTTGTTAATGGTGTCTTGCATCAGTGCAATACTTTAGACATTAGATTAGGCAAACAAATTCAATCattacttagcaaaaaaaaaaaaaatcaatcgtaAGGGAGGAAATATGTTTCAGAACTCTCTACTTCCACCCGTGTTGCTAGGTATGTTAACGAGGCAAGAGTTGGAGTCTCAGACTGGCGTTTACCTTAACAGATGCATGTCATGTCACGAATATAAGCAACAAGTGAAGAAGTGGCATGCACCCCAATATACACCCTCCGTCCAAGTTATTTTACCGTTTAGTTAAAAAGTTATCAAAATATGTTAAGGgcaaattaaaaaaatatgttGGAGCTGTAACAATAAAACTCAAGAAAAATGTTAAATATAAATTTCTGGAAAgcttaaaacacactcaaagaTTGCAaatagaggacagagtcacgtgttcaaacgctgtccttaacatgatagttgaccggtacgcctccaGAATGAgagatgcctataccctgtggtcaagtcgtatccaggataaaactgcccgttgcaagcactgttaacactacagtacttgcccacccTTACGAACCCAACAACAATTGCacataataaaataaaagacCACACAGAGAgagaaagacgaaaagaagaggatagtagctcttatGGACACAAATTGGAATGAAGGACTCGAGGGGTTTTTATAGCAGAGAAGAGAGAGGTGTATTTAGAGCACATTAATGAGAGAATCAGTCAGAATTAAATACAAAATTAAATTCgaattaattcataatttttccAAACGGTATTAAAACGTTCATGTACATAAATGAAAATATTCTCGCTATAATGTCCATGCACATAATGTCGACATAAAGAAAAACCGAAAGAAAATAATGTCGAcagtaagaaaatattctcgacaGGTCAGATGCCCCCCCACAATTAAGAGAAAATTTATTTTCGTTTAAATtcttttaggaaataattcaaaagaagttttgccaaaaagataagtcttggttgacccacGCCGGAACAGGAGTCCGGCCCACCCGCCCGGACAGCGGCGTGCGTGTTTCGGTGCGAATCACCGCGCGTATGTGAAATGTGtagttgcaccaactagcccatttcctaagtcctctccctcacacaaaagtgtgtatgacccaagggccactctaagatcaaaaaattcaatacttatggagagatATCATCTTTAGTTTCCCCTATgggggactaaaggttcattcactaATAGTacaaatgagctagtgtccttagtgaccaaatGGTCCTaggttccaatcccaccaagaccataaaacaaacattcataaaaactcattttctctaacaatcccccacatgaatgaaattccgatataaaaatcagaaatcggAATTCGAGAAATACCActataggcaagaggtgtccatgggGTCTTGaactttgcttagtgagaaatttccggaactacttgatggacagcgaacgcgatgtcttgaattGCCATcttttggtg
The nucleotide sequence above comes from Papaver somniferum cultivar HN1 unplaced genomic scaffold, ASM357369v1 unplaced-scaffold_115, whole genome shotgun sequence. Encoded proteins:
- the LOC113329099 gene encoding uncharacterized transmembrane protein DDB_G0289901-like, which translates into the protein MKEKEKLGQSSSNEPPIKAEKPTSANEVVSEDEEELNEGDAPASQTPEMTVIRKEEKRKRISVEVTPSSEPPPQPRHVKPLGANAKNTSKLGVGGVSEGVLAISGGNKGGVSGGNHGVAVNGGNEGGGVTDGNEGEVVVGNEAGRNEGGGNQGVAVTGGNEAGGNQGVGVTGGNEAGGNQGVVFTEVGTSSDASLDKSKAVVEEDKKGVKKKYPPKDNTREIIDSMEFLPKKKE